A window of the Microbulbifer aggregans genome harbors these coding sequences:
- a CDS encoding peroxiredoxin → MSLRINDTAPDFTADSTAGKISFHDWIGDSYAILFSHPKDFTPVCTTEFGAVAQLAPEFAKRNTKVMGVSVDSVEEHQKWKRDIESFAGAQADFPIIDDTSLNVSKLYDMLPADAYLPDGRTPADSATVRTVFIIGPDKKIRLTMSYPMSVGRNFAEILRALDAVQATDGVPIATPANWVPGQDVIVALSLNDEQAKDKFGEIDIKLPYLRYTKAPGK, encoded by the coding sequence ATGTCTCTACGCATCAATGACACCGCTCCAGATTTTACCGCCGACTCCACTGCGGGAAAGATTTCATTCCATGATTGGATTGGCGACAGCTACGCCATCCTGTTTTCTCACCCGAAAGATTTCACCCCGGTCTGCACCACAGAGTTCGGCGCCGTCGCCCAACTTGCGCCAGAGTTTGCAAAGCGCAACACCAAGGTGATGGGTGTATCCGTAGACAGTGTGGAAGAGCACCAGAAGTGGAAGCGTGACATCGAATCCTTTGCCGGCGCACAGGCGGATTTCCCGATCATTGATGACACTTCTTTAAACGTTTCCAAACTGTACGACATGTTGCCGGCCGACGCCTACCTACCTGATGGTCGCACCCCTGCCGATAGCGCCACGGTGCGCACGGTCTTCATCATTGGTCCGGACAAGAAGATTCGGCTGACAATGTCATACCCCATGTCGGTAGGCCGCAACTTCGCCGAGATCCTGCGAGCCCTGGATGCTGTGCAGGCCACAGACGGAGTACCGATTGCGACACCGGCAAACTGGGTTCCTGGCCAGGACGTCATCGTCGCCCTGAGCCTGAACGATGAGCAGGCAAAGGATAAATTCGGCGAGATCGACATCAAGTTGCCCTACCTCCGTTATACGAAAGCGCCGGGCAAATAA
- a CDS encoding VRR-NUC domain-containing protein, protein MSAVVELAPDYYLTNFRALVDFVVARYERLLSADERQFYRAFRAMDINSQRLYVRLLSRKGVPSSAGALFRLGKLSYVEIDDLTGAADRLVSAGLLLRDPALPLAEILPLYSKAELLASSPTTLPKTLKRQALEQALLERGGDEVDSLGVLLADDAVLAVQGADHFDTFKLCFFGNLRQDLTDYVLRDLGLYRFESYPLDRQHLPFQSRTQVEQHLCYYACLEQLDTAMEEGAEAIVALAEQLPAHSEGDATLHRRLDRLRLTLARQLERLEAFEAADQLYRQCSRPPARERRARIAAQCGEVDVALSLCQEILATPHNEAEQIFAESFGYRTAKRAKRLAGWDQPARYQPPTETVTLPPEPDRVERLAALYLQGGLPPAEVESDQCFYVENCLFNGVLGLYVWDILFSATPGAFFNPFQAAPSDFRTPDFYPMRREAFEVRLAELDNDNLARRVWSNYREKWGIANPLVAWEALSESLLELALARIPPEHWQLLFRRLLNDIEHHRNGLPDLILFPAEGSYELVEVKGPGDRLQQNQRRWLTFFARHQIPHRVLHVEWQQP, encoded by the coding sequence ATGTCCGCCGTCGTCGAACTCGCCCCTGACTATTATCTGACCAACTTTCGTGCCCTGGTGGACTTTGTGGTGGCCCGCTACGAGCGACTGCTTTCTGCCGATGAGCGTCAGTTTTACCGTGCCTTCCGGGCCATGGATATCAACAGCCAGCGGCTGTATGTGCGACTGCTGTCCCGCAAAGGGGTGCCCTCATCAGCAGGCGCTTTGTTTCGCCTCGGCAAACTGAGCTACGTGGAAATCGATGACCTGACCGGCGCCGCGGATCGGTTGGTCTCTGCGGGCCTGTTACTGCGTGATCCAGCATTGCCCCTTGCAGAGATCCTGCCCCTCTACAGCAAGGCCGAGTTATTGGCCTCTAGCCCCACAACCCTACCCAAAACCCTGAAGCGCCAGGCTCTGGAACAGGCGCTTCTGGAGCGGGGTGGAGATGAGGTGGATAGTTTGGGTGTGCTCCTCGCCGATGACGCGGTGCTCGCCGTGCAGGGCGCAGACCATTTTGACACCTTCAAGCTGTGTTTCTTTGGCAACCTGCGGCAGGACCTGACCGATTATGTGCTGCGTGACCTGGGCCTGTATCGTTTTGAGAGCTACCCCCTGGACCGACAACACCTGCCTTTCCAGAGCCGCACACAGGTAGAGCAACACCTGTGTTACTACGCGTGTCTCGAGCAGCTGGATACGGCGATGGAGGAGGGCGCGGAGGCGATCGTTGCGCTGGCGGAACAGCTACCCGCGCATAGCGAGGGGGATGCGACCCTGCACCGGCGCCTGGACCGCCTGCGCCTGACCCTCGCCCGGCAGCTGGAGCGACTGGAGGCGTTCGAGGCGGCCGACCAGCTGTATCGGCAGTGCAGCCGGCCACCAGCCCGGGAGCGCCGGGCGCGGATTGCGGCCCAGTGCGGAGAGGTCGATGTCGCCTTGAGTCTCTGTCAGGAGATCCTGGCGACACCCCACAACGAGGCCGAGCAGATTTTTGCCGAGAGCTTTGGCTACCGCACGGCCAAGCGGGCAAAGCGCCTCGCGGGCTGGGATCAGCCGGCTCGCTACCAGCCACCCACTGAGACCGTCACCCTGCCGCCAGAACCGGATCGCGTCGAGCGGCTGGCCGCGCTCTACCTGCAGGGCGGGCTGCCACCCGCAGAGGTTGAGTCCGATCAGTGTTTTTACGTGGAAAACTGTCTGTTCAACGGCGTTCTGGGACTCTACGTGTGGGACATCCTGTTTTCAGCGACGCCCGGGGCCTTCTTCAATCCCTTTCAGGCCGCGCCCAGTGACTTCCGTACCCCCGACTTCTATCCCATGCGCAGGGAGGCTTTCGAGGTGCGCCTGGCCGAACTGGATAATGACAATCTGGCCCGCCGGGTCTGGTCGAACTACCGCGAAAAATGGGGAATCGCCAATCCGCTGGTGGCCTGGGAAGCGCTTTCTGAGTCCTTGCTGGAACTGGCTCTGGCCAGAATTCCGCCGGAACACTGGCAGCTGCTGTTCAGGCGACTGCTGAACGATATCGAACACCATCGCAACGGGTTGCCGGACCTGATCCTATTCCCGGCAGAGGGAAGTTATGAGTTGGTGGAGGTGAAGGGCCCGGGCGATCGCCTGCAGCAAAACCAACGGCGCTGGTTGACGTTTTTTGCCCGTCACCAGATTCCGCACCGTGTCCTACACGTGGAATGGCAGCAGCCGTGA
- a CDS encoding ATP-dependent DNA helicase, translating into MSEVDPVENTVSDDKAKDLPVLELSVGELVAFACRRGDLVGERTGGPSAQEGIRVHQKLQKKRPPGSEAEYLLQVQWHCDGQAVVLRGRVDILHPQTDLHRPVQLDEIKTTYCPPEHLPESARQLHWAQLKIYGFCYLLQQRREAEKAATGDRIALQMLWYNLKEKKGYPELREFNWGELERFTSDALREYLLWHRRWQQHRQRVRESARVLAFPFTDYRAGQRPLAVAAYRCIRDGGELVVEAPTGIGKTVSTLFPAIKSMGEEHVDQLVYLTAKNSGREVVRDTIARLQENGLTLSLLQIQAREKTCACSLGLCSRDADGICPRTRGFFDRLPEARHQLLGEPLLTPEVLAEVADRLQLCPFELSLQMLPWADLVVCDFNYVFDPLVRLNVLQDRAQRRALLVDEAHNLGDRARGMFTAALNRSESRRAASACKGTHPTLRRSIQSLVLALDKWVAERREEGSRLAVTGDDKTELWVTSLAESDSRPLAVSRAADKVATVVSQLWEQGQSAPDDIADWLKALYRFLCIEQLAAEQHRCLTRVRDRDAPWQEQQLKLLCLDAADYLQQVYRQFHAIIAFSATLRPPAYVTRELGVQSASSYLQLPSPFDPQQLGVFLCPYVDTRYRARDRATDALVDMVARVYGSRPGNYLVFFPSYRFMKLVADHFAGRFPQVDLVLQQSGASESERAAFLEHFTEGRQSLGFAIMGGVFGEGVDYVGEQLVGTILVGVGLPQVNEEQELLRAAYDSGSEALGGTGFDFAYRYPGMTRVLQTAGRVIRTESDRGVVILADYRFSDPFYRALYPEHWQVKVCSDGEALSNGLSRFWEPLVS; encoded by the coding sequence GTGAGTGAGGTAGATCCGGTCGAGAACACCGTAAGTGACGATAAGGCAAAGGACCTCCCGGTGTTGGAACTCTCTGTGGGTGAACTGGTGGCTTTTGCCTGTCGCCGTGGCGACCTGGTTGGTGAGCGAACTGGCGGCCCCTCGGCCCAGGAGGGTATCCGCGTCCATCAGAAACTGCAGAAAAAGCGCCCACCGGGCAGCGAAGCCGAGTACCTCCTGCAGGTGCAGTGGCATTGTGATGGGCAGGCCGTCGTGCTGCGCGGTCGCGTGGATATCCTGCACCCGCAAACCGACCTGCACCGGCCCGTGCAGCTGGATGAAATCAAGACCACCTATTGCCCGCCGGAACACCTGCCGGAGTCGGCCCGCCAGCTGCACTGGGCACAGCTGAAAATTTACGGCTTCTGCTATCTCCTGCAGCAGCGCCGTGAAGCAGAGAAAGCCGCCACTGGCGACCGCATCGCCCTGCAGATGCTCTGGTACAACCTGAAAGAGAAGAAGGGTTATCCGGAGTTGCGGGAGTTCAACTGGGGTGAGCTGGAGCGCTTCACCAGCGACGCCCTGCGGGAGTACCTCCTGTGGCACCGCCGCTGGCAGCAGCACCGGCAGCGCGTGCGTGAGTCTGCCCGGGTGCTGGCATTTCCCTTCACCGACTACCGTGCCGGGCAGAGGCCACTGGCGGTGGCGGCCTATCGTTGTATCCGTGATGGCGGTGAGCTGGTGGTGGAGGCGCCCACCGGTATTGGCAAGACGGTCAGCACCCTGTTCCCGGCGATCAAATCCATGGGCGAGGAGCATGTGGATCAGCTGGTCTACCTGACCGCCAAGAACTCCGGCCGGGAGGTCGTCCGGGATACGATAGCGCGACTGCAGGAAAACGGATTGACCCTGTCCCTGCTGCAAATTCAGGCCAGGGAAAAAACCTGTGCCTGCTCGCTGGGGCTGTGCAGTCGCGATGCGGATGGTATCTGTCCCCGTACCCGTGGTTTTTTCGACCGCCTGCCCGAGGCGCGGCATCAGTTACTGGGGGAACCACTGCTGACCCCCGAGGTGCTGGCAGAAGTCGCCGACCGATTGCAGTTGTGCCCGTTCGAGCTGTCCCTGCAGATGCTCCCCTGGGCCGACCTGGTGGTGTGTGATTTCAATTATGTCTTTGATCCGCTGGTGCGGTTGAATGTACTGCAGGACCGGGCCCAGCGCCGCGCTCTATTGGTCGATGAGGCGCACAACCTGGGTGACCGGGCGCGCGGCATGTTCACGGCCGCGCTCAACCGCAGTGAGAGCCGTCGGGCAGCGTCGGCCTGTAAAGGCACCCATCCGACACTGCGCCGCAGTATCCAGTCGCTGGTGCTGGCTCTGGACAAGTGGGTTGCCGAGCGGCGGGAAGAGGGCAGTCGTTTAGCAGTAACGGGCGACGACAAGACTGAACTGTGGGTGACCTCACTGGCGGAGTCGGATTCGCGCCCCCTAGCCGTCAGCCGAGCCGCCGACAAGGTGGCAACCGTGGTGAGCCAGTTGTGGGAGCAGGGCCAGTCAGCACCCGATGATATCGCTGACTGGCTGAAAGCCCTTTACCGCTTCCTGTGTATCGAGCAGCTGGCTGCAGAACAACATCGTTGCCTGACGCGAGTGCGAGACCGCGATGCGCCCTGGCAAGAGCAGCAGCTGAAGCTTCTCTGCCTGGATGCAGCAGACTACCTGCAGCAGGTGTATCGCCAGTTCCACGCCATCATTGCCTTTTCCGCCACCTTGCGGCCCCCGGCCTACGTCACCCGCGAACTGGGTGTTCAGAGTGCGTCATCCTACCTGCAATTGCCATCGCCCTTTGACCCACAGCAACTGGGTGTCTTTCTCTGCCCGTATGTGGACACCCGCTACCGGGCGCGGGATCGTGCCACGGATGCGCTGGTCGACATGGTGGCGCGGGTCTATGGCAGCCGGCCGGGTAACTACCTGGTGTTCTTTCCCTCCTACCGGTTTATGAAGCTGGTGGCGGACCACTTTGCCGGACGATTCCCCCAGGTGGATCTGGTGCTGCAGCAATCCGGCGCCAGCGAGAGTGAACGCGCGGCCTTCCTCGAGCACTTTACCGAGGGCCGGCAGAGCCTCGGCTTCGCCATTATGGGTGGTGTCTTTGGTGAAGGCGTCGACTACGTGGGCGAGCAGCTGGTGGGAACCATCCTGGTGGGAGTGGGGCTGCCACAGGTCAACGAGGAGCAGGAACTGTTGCGTGCGGCCTACGACAGCGGGAGTGAAGCCCTGGGTGGCACAGGTTTCGACTTTGCCTACCGTTACCCGGGTATGACGCGGGTGCTGCAGACTGCCGGGCGGGTGATCCGCACTGAATCCGACCGCGGCGTAGTGATTCTGGCCGATTACCGTTTCTCCGATCCCTTTTACCGCGCCCTGTACCCGGAACACTGGCAAGTGAAGGTATGCAGTGATGGCGAGGCGCTCTCGAATGGGCTCAGCCGCTTCTGGGAGCCCCTGGTGTCGTAA
- a CDS encoding CLCA_X family protein gives MLSRQFYRRGPNLNHLHPVTFTDVRRTFGFRSISIGRWVTQAERDRAAGLFHDALIDLMSILRGPELLISLRGTLSFQYGIGGRPGISAFYEPASRSFSLAKNAGPGSIAHEWFHALDHYLAGKAFTDAPGRMFASEAWLRDATPVVHPLNDLLYACFRTIMLDEEGEEPSELFRISSRVDKANGCVYYSEPAELCARAFEAFVQDASISNNFLVAGTKATSEAKMGLYPSGEHRRRINAAFAEYFALLGRALRADLMRSEQEELEREQLK, from the coding sequence GTGTTATCCCGACAGTTCTACCGCCGCGGACCGAATCTGAATCATCTCCACCCGGTTACTTTTACCGATGTGCGCAGGACCTTCGGTTTCCGCTCCATCAGTATCGGCCGCTGGGTGACGCAGGCAGAACGGGATCGTGCCGCCGGGCTTTTCCATGACGCCCTCATCGACTTGATGTCGATCCTGCGGGGCCCCGAACTGCTGATCTCCCTGCGCGGAACCCTGTCGTTCCAGTATGGGATTGGCGGCCGTCCGGGCATATCCGCCTTCTACGAGCCGGCTTCCAGAAGCTTCTCTCTGGCCAAGAACGCGGGCCCGGGCTCCATTGCTCACGAGTGGTTCCATGCACTGGACCACTACCTCGCCGGCAAGGCCTTTACCGATGCCCCCGGGCGCATGTTTGCTTCCGAGGCCTGGTTGCGGGACGCGACTCCGGTGGTTCATCCCCTCAATGACCTTCTCTACGCCTGTTTCCGCACCATCATGCTGGATGAAGAGGGCGAGGAGCCCAGTGAGCTGTTCCGCATCTCCAGTCGGGTCGACAAGGCCAATGGCTGTGTCTACTACAGCGAGCCGGCTGAACTCTGCGCACGCGCCTTCGAGGCCTTTGTGCAGGATGCCAGTATCAGCAACAACTTCCTCGTCGCCGGCACCAAAGCAACCTCTGAGGCAAAAATGGGCCTCTACCCGAGTGGCGAGCATCGCCGGCGCATCAACGCGGCATTTGCCGAGTATTTTGCCTTGCTGGGTAGGGCCCTGCGTGCGGACCTCATGCGATCGGAGCAAGAGGAACTGGAACGAGAGCAGTTGAAATAA
- a CDS encoding efflux RND transporter permease subunit translates to MTAPADDKLANEHSRSDLAALAIRRPVLVLVLNLLIAIAGIAAFTAVEVRELPDVDVPVVSVRGEMRGASPETMDAEVTGIVEGAIARVSGIRTIESSSEENNFRIHVEFNSNVDLDTAAADVREAVSQAQRELPDDVERLVVVKAADQPEPVMHLAVTSDQLRDEALTYIIEKDIVPELISISGVADVPISGQRQRVLRVVLDPLRLTSFGLSVSDVAAVLEQAPLDVPSGSFRSEDQQLLVRTDASTVTEEQVRNIIISGQTRVGDVAHVAFGPEDVQSLVYLNDRPVIGLGIVRQAQSNTIEISAAVHRAIERLNQRFDNLDITVTEDRAVFIRGSVTEVVISLCYTILIVVAAIWLFFGNIRTTLVPSTAIPVALVGTLAGIWLMGFSINILTLLAIVLATGLVVDDAIVVLENIQRRRAQGLGARAAAVLGTRQVIFAVLATTAVLVSVFIPIALLPSTAGRMFREFGLVLATAVALSSVVALTLVPMLTARLADNDDTPRVRPLYDRLARFGGRVGAAYQHSLARCLHHARLSFAIALLLAIGAGGLYLVLGKELLPPEDRGLIRVDATGPDGVGQNYISRQAEQIEDVLRPLVQRGDATDILTEIGRYDPNRARVTLPLAPWDARQATQQALAGEIAGPLAEIPGARIRVSSPNSLSLRGGGGGIEVALVGNDYARIYQASRDMARAIEDRLPHLGQPDISYRPTQPQLSIEIDRRRAADLGVPLDNIATTLRAVVDGLDVVDLNVGDQAVPVMLEAANTTVSSPEDLVNLYVKSRNGDLLPLSSMVTLREESVAAELDRLGQRRAIEIDLGLEPGYPLASAVDELRALAKEILPPDVGILFLGEAETLEESSREVAMTYAIAALVVFLVLCAQFEGFGSAVIVMTTVPFGLAAAVYSLFFTGTTVNIFSQIGLVMLIGLMAKNGILLVEFADQLRDRGHSVYDAITEAARVRLRPIAMTMLSTVLGGLPLILSSGPGAEARAAIGWVMFGGLGLAALFTLYLTPVVYLALGRFHKPRSVESTRLDAELQAIR, encoded by the coding sequence ATGACTGCCCCTGCTGACGACAAGCTCGCAAACGAACACTCCCGGAGCGACCTGGCTGCCCTTGCCATCCGTCGCCCGGTACTGGTGCTGGTACTGAACCTACTGATCGCCATCGCCGGAATCGCCGCCTTTACTGCCGTCGAGGTGCGAGAGCTACCGGATGTGGATGTGCCAGTGGTCTCGGTGCGTGGCGAGATGCGCGGAGCGTCGCCGGAAACCATGGACGCCGAGGTCACCGGCATCGTCGAGGGCGCGATTGCGCGGGTGTCCGGCATCCGTACTATCGAGTCCTCCAGCGAAGAGAACAATTTCCGCATCCACGTGGAGTTCAACTCCAACGTCGACCTCGATACCGCCGCGGCGGACGTGCGCGAGGCGGTAAGCCAGGCGCAGCGGGAGCTGCCCGACGATGTGGAGCGGCTGGTGGTGGTCAAGGCCGCGGACCAGCCGGAACCGGTCATGCACCTGGCGGTGACCAGTGACCAGCTCCGCGATGAGGCCCTCACCTACATCATCGAGAAGGACATCGTTCCGGAGCTTATCTCGATCTCCGGCGTAGCGGATGTGCCCATATCCGGCCAGCGCCAGCGGGTACTGAGGGTGGTGTTGGATCCGCTGCGGCTCACCAGCTTCGGCCTCTCCGTCAGCGATGTGGCCGCCGTGCTCGAACAGGCACCTCTGGATGTACCGTCAGGCAGCTTCCGCTCCGAGGACCAGCAACTGCTGGTACGTACCGATGCATCGACAGTCACTGAGGAGCAGGTGCGCAACATCATTATCAGCGGCCAGACCCGGGTGGGTGATGTCGCCCATGTGGCGTTCGGCCCCGAGGACGTGCAGTCGCTGGTATACCTGAACGACCGCCCGGTAATCGGCCTCGGTATCGTGCGCCAAGCGCAGAGCAATACCATCGAAATCAGCGCCGCCGTGCACCGGGCAATCGAGCGACTGAACCAGCGCTTCGACAATCTCGATATCACCGTCACTGAAGACCGCGCCGTGTTTATCCGTGGCTCGGTGACCGAGGTGGTCATCAGCCTCTGTTACACCATCCTGATCGTGGTGGCGGCAATCTGGCTGTTCTTCGGCAATATCCGCACCACCCTGGTGCCCAGCACTGCGATCCCGGTCGCCCTGGTCGGCACCCTGGCCGGCATCTGGCTGATGGGCTTCTCGATCAACATCCTCACCCTGCTGGCGATTGTGCTCGCCACCGGGCTGGTGGTGGATGATGCCATCGTGGTGCTGGAAAACATCCAGCGTCGCCGGGCCCAGGGCCTCGGTGCCAGGGCGGCCGCCGTGCTGGGTACACGTCAGGTGATCTTTGCGGTGCTGGCCACCACGGCGGTGCTGGTGAGTGTCTTTATCCCCATAGCCCTGCTGCCGAGCACTGCCGGGCGTATGTTCCGCGAGTTCGGCCTGGTGCTGGCCACGGCGGTGGCGCTGTCATCGGTGGTGGCACTGACCCTGGTGCCCATGCTCACCGCCCGTCTCGCCGACAACGATGATACCCCCCGTGTCCGGCCGCTCTATGATCGGCTGGCCCGGTTCGGCGGGCGTGTCGGTGCGGCTTACCAGCACAGCCTGGCGCGGTGCCTGCACCATGCCCGCCTGAGCTTTGCCATCGCGCTGCTGCTGGCCATCGGTGCCGGCGGTCTCTACCTGGTACTGGGCAAAGAGTTGCTGCCGCCGGAGGATCGCGGCCTGATCCGTGTGGACGCCACCGGTCCGGATGGCGTCGGGCAGAATTACATCAGCCGCCAGGCCGAGCAGATCGAAGACGTGCTGCGACCGCTGGTGCAGCGCGGCGATGCCACCGACATCCTCACGGAAATCGGCCGCTATGACCCCAACCGCGCCCGTGTCACCCTGCCGCTGGCGCCATGGGATGCCCGACAGGCCACGCAGCAGGCCCTGGCCGGGGAAATCGCCGGCCCGCTGGCAGAAATTCCCGGAGCGCGCATCCGTGTCAGCAGCCCCAACAGCCTGTCCCTGCGCGGTGGCGGCGGTGGCATCGAGGTAGCGCTGGTGGGCAACGATTACGCGCGTATTTATCAGGCCTCCCGGGACATGGCCCGCGCCATCGAAGACCGCCTGCCGCACCTGGGCCAGCCGGACATCAGTTACCGCCCGACCCAGCCGCAGCTTTCGATCGAAATCGACCGCCGCCGCGCGGCAGATCTCGGTGTCCCCCTGGACAATATCGCCACCACCCTGCGCGCAGTGGTCGACGGCCTCGATGTAGTCGACCTGAATGTTGGGGACCAGGCGGTGCCAGTGATGCTGGAGGCAGCCAACACAACGGTTTCTTCGCCAGAGGACCTGGTGAACCTGTACGTGAAGAGCCGCAACGGCGACCTGCTGCCGCTGTCGAGCATGGTCACCCTGCGCGAGGAGAGCGTCGCCGCCGAGCTGGATCGCTTGGGCCAGCGCCGCGCCATTGAAATCGATCTGGGACTGGAACCGGGCTACCCGCTGGCCAGTGCGGTCGACGAGCTGCGGGCACTGGCGAAAGAAATTCTGCCGCCCGACGTAGGCATCCTGTTCCTCGGCGAAGCCGAAACACTGGAGGAGAGTTCGCGGGAGGTGGCGATGACTTATGCCATCGCCGCACTGGTGGTATTCCTGGTGCTGTGTGCGCAGTTCGAGGGCTTCGGCAGTGCCGTGATCGTGATGACCACCGTGCCCTTCGGCCTGGCTGCAGCGGTCTACTCTCTGTTCTTCACCGGCACCACCGTCAATATCTTTTCGCAGATCGGGCTGGTGATGCTAATCGGGCTGATGGCCAAGAACGGCATCCTGCTGGTGGAGTTCGCCGACCAGCTTCGGGACCGTGGCCACAGTGTCTATGACGCCATTACCGAAGCGGCGCGGGTGCGCCTGCGCCCGATTGCGATGACCATGCTGTCGACGGTACTGGGCGGCCTGCCACTGATTCTGAGCAGCGGCCCGGGTGCCGAGGCCCGCGCTGCCATCGGCTGGGTGATGTTCGGTGGCCTCGGCCTGGCGGCGCTATTCACCCTTTACCTGACCCCGGTGGTCTATCTGGCCCTGGGCCGTTTCCACAAGCCGCGTTCGGTGGAGTCCACACGGCTCGACGCGGAGCTGCAGGCCATCCGCTAA